In Rhodohalobacter sp. SW132, the genomic stretch TATCAATGAGCGTAGAAATAGACCAAAAACGGGCCTAATTATGATATTAAGCTGACAGAAAATTTTTTGTGCAATCGGTTGTATGAGATCCATTAAACAGTTCCGGAATTGAGAGCAAATATTAATTCCCAGGTTAATCTTCTGATCAATGGGAATGGTCGCCAGGTTTGAGCATTGGCACCCCTCTTTTGCATAGCTGAATAGAAATTCCCCATGGATCTTTCAGCATGACTATATGGGATCCATCTTCCAGGTGGTCTTCGGATACAAGTGCAGCACCTGCATTTACAAGTCTTTTTTTATCACTATCCGGGTCATCTGACACAAATGCCAAATGCAGGTTTAATGGGTCCATTTGATGATAATCCGGAATATTGTCAGGCGGATTCTTATAAATCTCAAGCATCACATCCCCACTGTCATCTGCTAAAAATGATGTGAAAGGCGCTTTCTCTTTTCGACTGACAGCCTCCAAGCCAACATGTTCAATATACCAGTCAGCCATCTTTTCCGGCTCTTCTACATTTATAGCAAAGTGTTCAATTTTCATATCAATCTCTAAATTTAAGTGAATATAGAATTCGTAACAATTGGCAATAAACTACAGACTACATCTTGTCGATTCATAAATATTGTGTGAAAATAAAGGAAAATATATATATAATGCGCAATCGATTACATTATAAGTCAATCAACTATGCCATGTCTATTAATTATACTGTTCGATTTGCTGCAAATCCAGATGACTTTGACACTTATGACAAGCAAAAGATCAGGGATGATTTTTTGATCCAGGATCTTTTTACGGATGGTGACGTCAACCTGATCTATACCCATTACGATCGTTTTATCGTTGGTGGTGCCAAACCGGGGAGCACTCCGCTTAAGCTCGAATCAATTCCGCCCCTAAAAGCAGACCATTTTCTTGACAGGCGGGAACTTGGGATCATCAATGTGGGAGAAACCGGAATGGTTACTGTTGATGGTCAGAAGTATACACTTGATTATAAGGAAGCTCTGTATGTGGGCAAAGAATCAAGAAGTGTGCAATTCGATCAGTCGGATGGCAAACAGCCTCTGTTTTACCTCAATTCTGCACCTGCACATCACCTGTATCCCACAAAAAAAATTACGCAGGACGAAGCTGAAATTGTTGAATTGGGATCTCTTCAAACATCCAATCACAGGGTCATCCGTAAATTAATTGTACACAGTATAGTAGAAACATGTCAGCTTCAGATGGGAATGACACAACTCGAGGAGGGCAGCGTATGGAACACCATGCCGCCCCATGTACATGACCGGCGTATGGAAACCTATTTCTATTTTGAGCTTCCTGAAGACCAGGTTGTTTGTCATTTTCTTGGCGAACCCGACAATACGCGGCATATCTGGATGAAAAACCAGCAGGCCGTTCTATCACCTCCCTGGTCTATCCACTGCGGCTCAGGTACAAGCAACTACACATTTATTTGGGGAATGGCCGGCGAAAACCTGGATTATAGCGATATGGATAAATCTAAACCTACTGAACTGCGATAACGACTTTACAATTTAAAAAGCAAAATCATGAGTTCATTATTCGATTTATCGGGCAAACGGGCACTCGTGACGGGTGCAACACATGGGCTCGGAATGGCGATGGCGAAGGGACTGGCTGAAGCGGGGGCTGAACTTATCATAAACGGTACCACCCCTTCCCGAATGGAAAATGCTGTAGAAGAATATGAACGTGAAGGCTACGAGGTGCACAGTTTCTTATTTGATGTAACCGATGAGAAAAAAGCGGCAGAACATGTGGATCAAGTTGAAAAAGAGATTGGCCCCATCAACATTCTGGTTAATAATGCCGGTATTATAAAACGCATGCCGCTGAAGGATATGGATGTTCAAGAGTACCGGAAAGTGATTGACGTGGACCTGACAGGCCCATTTATTATGGCTAAGCAGGTCGTTCGGCACATGATTCCCCGCAATGAAGGAAAGATCATTAATATTTGTTCGATGATGACCGAACTCGGCCGTGATACGGTGGGAGCCTATGCGGCTGCAAAAGGCGGTTTGAAAATGCTGACGAAAAGTATGGCGACAGAATGGGCCCGGTACAATATTCAGGCAAACGGTATTGGCCCGGGATATTTCGCCACATCCCAAACTGAACCAATCCGAAAAGATGGACACCCGTTCAACGATTTTATTATCAACCGGACGCCGGCCGGACGCTGGGGAGATCCATCTGATCTTGCAGGAACGGCTGTGTTTCTATCCTCAAAAGCCAGTGATTTTGTAAATGGACAAATTATTTATGTGGATGGTGGAATTCTTGCCACCATCGGTAAACCTGCCAATGAAGACTAATCATTCTGATGACCGATACGAAACAGATCAAAACAATGATGAAAAATTGCAGCTACTGGCATAACTGTCTCTATACCATATTCTAATCCATGAAAAGTAAAAAAACCACAATTCATGATATTGCCAAACATCTGAACATTACCGCATCTACGGTATCCAGAGCGTTAAAAAACAATTCACGTATCAGTGATGCCACCATTAAATCCGTTCGTGAAGCTGCAAAAGAACTGAACTATCAACCCAACAATATTGCCGCAG encodes the following:
- the kduI gene encoding 5-dehydro-4-deoxy-D-glucuronate isomerase — translated: MSINYTVRFAANPDDFDTYDKQKIRDDFLIQDLFTDGDVNLIYTHYDRFIVGGAKPGSTPLKLESIPPLKADHFLDRRELGIINVGETGMVTVDGQKYTLDYKEALYVGKESRSVQFDQSDGKQPLFYLNSAPAHHLYPTKKITQDEAEIVELGSLQTSNHRVIRKLIVHSIVETCQLQMGMTQLEEGSVWNTMPPHVHDRRMETYFYFELPEDQVVCHFLGEPDNTRHIWMKNQQAVLSPPWSIHCGSGTSNYTFIWGMAGENLDYSDMDKSKPTELR
- a CDS encoding VOC family protein, which codes for MKIEHFAINVEEPEKMADWYIEHVGLEAVSRKEKAPFTSFLADDSGDVMLEIYKNPPDNIPDYHQMDPLNLHLAFVSDDPDSDKKRLVNAGAALVSEDHLEDGSHIVMLKDPWGISIQLCKRGVPMLKPGDHSH
- a CDS encoding gluconate 5-dehydrogenase gives rise to the protein MSSLFDLSGKRALVTGATHGLGMAMAKGLAEAGAELIINGTTPSRMENAVEEYEREGYEVHSFLFDVTDEKKAAEHVDQVEKEIGPINILVNNAGIIKRMPLKDMDVQEYRKVIDVDLTGPFIMAKQVVRHMIPRNEGKIINICSMMTELGRDTVGAYAAAKGGLKMLTKSMATEWARYNIQANGIGPGYFATSQTEPIRKDGHPFNDFIINRTPAGRWGDPSDLAGTAVFLSSKASDFVNGQIIYVDGGILATIGKPANED